The sequence below is a genomic window from Phycisphaerales bacterium AB-hyl4.
GGCCGAGTCCCCTACCGCGGCCCGCTCGGCGACTTCGTCTACCAACTCGTCGGCGGCCTGCGAGCCGGCATGGGCTACTGCGGTGCCCACACCGTCCCCGACTTACGCGAACACGCCCGCTTCGTCCGCGTCAGCGGCGCGAGTCTGGTCGAGTCACACCCACACGACATCACGATCACGCGTGAAGCCCCGAACTATTCCGTGGAGGTTCGCGTGGACGAGTAAGCTAGCCGTCTGCAGGGTGTAGCCATCAGGCGTGCCGGACCAAGGTTTGCTTGGCTGGATTGTCCCCGTTATGATTACGCCCCGCCCGTAACCGGGCTCGTAGCTCAGCTGGTCAGAGCGCACCCCTGATAAGGGTGAGGTCGCAAGTTCGAATCTTGCCGGGCCCATTAACATAAGTCAGGCTGAAAGCGAAAGTTTCGCTTACCCGTCGTTCGACGGCGCGGCCGTAACCCGAAGGCAAAAACGTACCCATGGGTACGTTGCACCGAAGGGAACGAGCCGTGGCCGCTTCAACATCAAAACTCCCGAAATTACGTCGCCAGAAGGAAAAAGGCCGCGCTGACCGTGCGTTCGTCATGCTCGATGACTGCAAGGTCTGGTGCGGACGCTGGGGCACGGAGGAGGCCCAGCAACGTTATGACCGCGCTATCGCCGAATGGCTGGCCGCCGGCCGGCGGCGCGCCGTCCAAGCCGCTGAGCAGGTGACCGTGACCGTCCTGGTCGACAGGTTCCTCACACACGCAGACCGTCATTATGTGCATTCGGACGGCACACCAACCAGCAAACACTCTGACTACCGCCAGACTATCAAACCGCTGCTCGCCCTTTACGCGGACCTGCCAGCCACAGAGTTCTCCCCCCGCTGCCTGCGGGCCGTTCGCCAGCGAATGGTCACGGCCGGATTGGCCCGCAACACAATCAACCAGCGCATCCGACTGATCCGGCACATTTTCAAATGGGCAGCCGCTTGGGAGCTGGTCTGCCCCGACGTGCCGGCTGCTCTAGCAATGGTCGAGGGGCTGCAGATGCACCGTAGCGACGCTCCCGAGACGGAACCAGTCACGCCCGTTGCCGACGAACTGCTGAATGCGGCGTTGCCGCACCTGACGCCAACGCTTCAGGCGATGGTCCGACTTCAGCGAGTGACCGGAATGCGGCCGGATGAGGTTTGCTCGATGATGGGCGGCGAAGTCGACGTATCGGGCGAGGTCTGGGAATACCGCCCCAAGAGCCACAAGACAGCCTGGCGAAGTCGTACGCGGACCGTCTTCATCGGCCCGGAAGGCCAGAAAGCCCTTCGTCCGTACATGAAAACTGATCCCACCGCACCGATTTTCAGCCCCCGACAGAGCGAAAGGGAGCGGCGTGAGGCAATGCGGTCAGCCCGCAAGACCCCGGCGAGTTGCGGCAATGGACCGGGCGATAATTGCCAAGCTACACCTCGTCGTCAGGCTGCCGCACGATGGACAACGCAGAGCTACGGTCGTGCGATTCAGTACGCTTGTGACAGCGCTTTTCCTCCACCTGCTGACCTCCAACGTCGACGTGTGCCTACCACCGGTCGCAAGGCTGAGCGATGGGAGACACGTACCGAATGGCATGACCGCTTACGGAGTGAGAAACGCCTGGACGAACTGAAGCGGTGGCAGAAGGATCATCGTTGGGCCCCGAACCAACTCCGCCACGCGTATGCGACGGAAGTCCGGCAAAAGCACGGCCTGGAAGCTGCGCAGGTTCTTCTCGGCCATGCACGAGCAGATGTAACCCAGTTGTATGCCGAGCGCGACGTGGATCGCGCCCGGCAGGTAGCGAGGCAGGTGGGATAAGGCCATGTGCCAGACCTTGGGCGACCGTGAGTCCGTGGGGCAGAATAGAACGCAGGCGCCCCGAATCCGTCCAGGGCGTGATCGACCAACTTCGCTGGCGCCGACCGTGACCGCTCGTCCGCAGCATTGGCGAAAATGCGAAAGGAACCCTCGGATGCTCAACATTCCCCAGATCCAGGATCAACTCGTGGTCATGCGGCTGGTCGCCGGCCGCGATGCACAGAGCATTGCCGAAAAGTGGTCCCAAGCGATGGAATTCGGCGAAGCCTTAGCGGCAGCCATCGACGCCGGAGCGTTCAGCGGTCCAGCCTATGCCCCGATCAGGGACAAGATCGAGCGACCAATGCAACTCCGCGCCTATGAGGTGGCACTCAGTCGACTGGCCCGCTGGCTCGATCCCAGCGGCCGGTTCCACGGAAAATTCGCTCCAATCATCCACACAATCGAAGAGCAGATCGCAGGCCAGTGCGACGATGAGAACTGGGCGAAAACAGCTGCCGAGACGGCAAGCAGCCAAGCTTCTGAATCGCAGACACTGGAAGCTCCCACGCGGCCGAGCGTTGCTCACGCTCGCGTCAATTGGGAGACAGCCCAAGCGGAAGCGGAGCGAATCGTGCGTGACCGAGGCGGTCACTGGCCTGGGCTCAACGCGTTGGCGCGGGAGATCGGGTGCGCCAAGGGCACAATTCTCAAAGCGATTCGGCATTCGACTTACCTGCAAGCCTGTGCGCCCTGATGCGGTTTTGTGCCGCATCCGTTGGTTCCGGCGGGCATATCGTCGACCGCTGTGACCGATGAAGCTGCATTGTGCAACAGACAACGTGTTCGCTTCAATGTTCCCATCCGGTCTCGCTGTGACTGCGCCCCGCATGCACGGCAACACGATCCAGTTCGTGCCGACAGGCTCGCGCGTGACCGCGCTGGCGCCGACGTCGTCCGGTCACGATGGCCCGATCGACGGTACTGACGTGGCGATTTCGTTGCCACTTTGCGCCAACCTTGAGCAAATCCGTCACAATCAAAACGGACGCCATAGGTCGAGCAGCTGACGCGGCCGTGAAGGAAAAATCATGTACAAGCTTGAGCTGGACCTGCACTTGTACTTTGACCCGCCGATGGAGGACCGGGGAGGGGGCATCGTGGTCACGCGGACGATTGAGTTGCCGTTCGCCCCGTCGCCAGGCCTGATGGTCTACGGTCAGGATCTGGACGAGTGCCCGGAACCCGGTGGTTGGCCACTGAAAGATCTGACGTGGGATATCGACCGCGAGGTCTTCCTGGCTACAACCTCGCTCAGCAGTCACGGCATGCCCATGGCCATGATCCCCGACGTGCTGCAGGGCTGGCTCGCTCGCGGTTGGCGGCTGGGGAGCTACATGGAAACGTACCCGGAACCCGACGACGACGCCGAGGAAGCGCCGGACCCTGCGGCGGCGGACGAGGAGGACCTGGAGGATGAAATGGATCGCTGGCCCAGCCTGCCGCCTTCCAAGCGTCCGAAGGCGTTCAATCGGCTGATGCGGACCTTGGTGCGGGCGATGTCCGAGCGGTACAACAACCTGGCCGTGGCGTACGCCATGGATCAAACAAAGCGGTATTTTGACGAGCACCAGCTGAAGCAGGATACGTCGCGGGCTGCTGAGCGGTGGCGGCAGGCCACGCGGGCGTTCGAGGAGTTGCCACCCGAACAGCAGTCGGCGTGGCAGGAGCATGTGGAGAACCACTATCCGCGGCTGGATCGACTCGTGAAGGAACACGAAGGGTGGTGAGCCGATGCCGCAGGTGGTCATCGGCGCCACGTCGGTTTGCATGAGCGTAGGCGGTCGGTGGTCGCCCACTACCGGTCAAACCCTTGCCACGCCGTCATCTCAATGGCGTGAGAGCCATGTCCCGCACGGCGTGACCGATGAAGCTGCTTTCTGTAGCCGACGGCCTGTTCGCTTCGCCATGTGCTTGTGACCGGCCTGCAACCGCATCCCGAAAGCCCCGCCGTATACTCCAATTCATGCCATTCGGCAGTCTCGTGACCGCTTCACTGCCAGGCCCGGCGCGGTCACGATCGCCAGAATGACCTTGTGAGATGAGCGATTTCATGACCACTTTGCGCCAACCTTGGGAAAATCCGTCACATTCCGATTGATCCAGAAATCGCGCAGCACAGTACGGTGTCGCGGCTTCACAGCCGCATTGACAGGGCCGTGACGGATTCGTGCCGCTCTGAGTTAAGCCGGCAGAAACCCAATGTTCTGCCACATTGTTTGCGATCCATTTCACAGCGTGGACGCAACGGAAGTGCGGTCAGAATATTCGTAGGGTTCCGGTGGAAAAAGTGGCAATTGCATCATATCCCTTTGCATTTTTTTATCCCTTTGCGAAGCATGCTGAGGCATCAATCACCGGCCTTCGTCGTGTCCTTGGCCTCCGTTCGGTCCTGTTCTTTCGGCAAATCTGCTGAAACTTGTCGGTCCTGACCGTGAGACTCTGTTCAAAGGTAGGCGATGTGAAGCCCAAGGATTGGGGGTCGGAGCCTATGCCTATTACCGGCGCATTGTCGAAGCCCAGAGAGGCCGGCTGTTCGACCGCATGATCAAGGTCACGAGGCTCAAGCCCGGCGCGGATGATCTGGTGAAAGAGTTGGAGGCTGCAAAGCAGGAAACGCAGTTCGAGAAGTCGATTCGGGGCATCAAGCATGCACTACCTGATAGCCTGCTGATCAATGGGCACAACCCGCTGCTGTTGCTTCACAACGCCTTGAGCGAAGGCCTTCATGCTGAATCGGACGAAGATTGCCTATCCTTGGCCCACGACATCCGTGTCGTTCTGACCGCAGTGGCGGAGCGGATGGCCGAGGCACTGCGTGAGGACGCGGAACTTCAGGCGTCGGTTGGACGGCTGATGCAGCCAAAGGGTGGCGAACAACGCAGCGTTCATTGAGAAACATGCGGGTGTCGGCGGGGACTTCCTGCGCGACGATGCCGAAGGGCACTTCCGGGACGAGCATTCCACGTACGACTGGGTCATCGAAGGGCTGCTGAGGCGCACGGGCTTCACGATCGAGCACAAGCAGATGTAGCCGGGCGTGACCGGCACGTACCGGTGCACATCCCGTGACCACAGTTGATCGAGGCATGGAACGGTGCGCCTGCCCGCCCGCCTCCGCCCCGCTCGTTGAGCAACGCGCCCCTGTTCGGCATGATGATGCAAGGAATATCATCGTCATGCACGGAGATGCACTCCATGTCCAACAGCGATCCCACGGAACGGTTCAAGGACATTCCCGCCCTGATGAACCCCACGACGCCGGCCCTGCGGCGGCTGCGGGCTCGGCTTGAGGGTAGAGCCATCGTGATCCCGCGCGAGTTGAAGCGGAAGAAAGGGCGCAGCGCGGCGAAAACTGCTGAGGAGAGGCGGAAGAATTCAGAAGCCCACGCCCGTCGCCGCGCTGCCCAGCGGGTCCAGGTGCCACTGAAACTGGTCGATCCGCATCCACTCATTGAGGAGACACGTCGTGCGTTCGAGGGCGCAACGCCGGAGAAGGACGGCATCATGCGGCCGGCGAAGGTACGCCGCTTGGACATCGAAGCGAGCGAGGCACAGCTTGACCGGGCGCTGCTCATCTTCGACACGCTGATCAAGGCACTCGAGCAGCGGGGTTTGACCATCGAGATCGCCAAGCGCAAGCCACGCTGCACGCGGATCACGGTCGCCGGCAGACAGCTGACTTTCAGCCTCACAGAGCTCCCGGATAAGAAGCCGCACAAGCTCACGGCGGAAGAGAAGCGGCGGGAGAAGGAAGATCGGTGGCGCTTCTCGCGCGACGAACCACCGCAGTGGGATTACTTCCCTTCCGGAAAGCTTCGCCTGCGGCTGGAAGGCGTGCCGGAGGTCCGCGGCTGCTGGAGCGATGGCATGCGGTACCTGGTGGAGGATTGCCTGCACCATTTCCTCAAAGCAGTGGACGCGGCACCGCACCGTCTGACGCTGGACCAGCTTATGGATACGCTGGACGATCAGGACGATGCGCTGCGGGCGCGTCGGCGCGAGTTCGTTGAGATGCGGAACAATCGTCTGAAATGGTTGCGCGAGCTTCGTGCCAAGCGGAAGAAGCGAAAGCGCAAAGCCGAGCTGGCTCGCCTTCGTCAGCTGGAAAAGGAATTCACCCGATGGCAGCAGGCAGAGGCGCTTCGTGCCTACGCCAGTTATCGCGAGATGGCCGCCACGTCGGAAGGTGCTCCACTGCCGCCTCGCAGCGAGCTTGGGAAGTGGTTGCGATGGGTGCGTCGTTATGCGGACCGCCTGGATCCGAGCAAGCCGGAAGCCGGTGAACCGCTTGAGCTGCCCAAAGAGCCGGCGCCGAGCGCGCCGCCAGCCGATCATTATCGAGAGGCTGTCATGCATCAGCGGCCGTACTGGTTCTACCGTCGATGACATGGCCGCTTGGCAAGGGAGCAGGTCGGCTGCGAAACCGTCGGCAGGCCTGCCATGCGTCCGAGTTGACGCATGCTTTTAGGCAAGAGCCGCCTGTAGCTCATCAACGAACCGTCCATTATTGGCTGCGAGGTCGACACTCAGGTCGATGAATGCGATCTTGATTTGCCGTTCATGCGCGTCGTGAGCGATCCGGTAGCACTTCGGTGAAACGCCGGACACGGCTGGATAGAGCAGGATGCTCAGTGGACACTGGTACTGCTGAGCGTAGGCGAAAAGCTGGTAGATGTCCGCTTGTGAAACGCCATTCCGCGCGTCCTCCGCATCTGTCCTGAGCCGCTTCCACTTGGTATCGAGGATCAGCTGGGGCAATCTCCCCGCTCCTTTGACCACCACGTCGGGAATGAGTCGGAACCGTCCCTGGTCCGTCGAGGTACGGAGCAGCCAACGGCGGTCGCCGTGGGCCTGAAGTCGCACCTGACGGCGATCAAATCCGAGGCTATCGGCGTGACGCCGGATCATTCGGCCGACGAATTCCTCGAACAACTGATCCATCGCAAACAGCAACGTGAAACTCGACAACTCACCCGCTGTTGGCGCGGGCGAACGATTAGAGAGCACGAGTCGACAGAAGTCCACCAAATGCTCGAAACGTTGGGAATTCCGGCTCAAATGAACCTGCTCGAAGTGGTGGTTGTCGATTCGCTGCGCGTCCACCTGCTCCATCTCGATAAGCGCTTCCTGAAGCAGCTGCCGCGTCCGCGTGACGCGCGTCAGGCTCACCAGTCGCATGCAGGTCGCCTTCAAAATGCGGTTAATCAGGTTATCCGGCAAGAACTCGTCAAATGCGACCCACATCCGATCACGGCGGGCGACATTGGCCCGCAGATGCTGCGTGAGCAAAAGCTTTCCCTTCAGCCGATGACCATTCTCCTCACGTCGGACATAGTCGTGATGGAGACCGCGCCGCAGCTCATCCACCAGTGCCCGGGCGAAGATCGCAATCAGCGCTTCCAGCAGTGACATCCGTTGCACGCGAAGCGCCGCCAGGTGGCGTTCCCGAATTGGTAGACAACGTGTCACCGCGAGCATGTAGAGCAGGTTGTGACGAGCCCGCTGCGGAGGTATCTCGCCGTCGTTGGTCATGTCGTTGACCTGCTCGATCTTCGGCAGAATTTCGACCGTCAGCCCCGGTACCTGAACCACCCCCACGTGGTTCAGTGCCCGAATTGTGTCCATGGCAGACCAGTCAAAGATGTGCTCGCCCGAACCGGCGGCATGGCTTCGGTCAAGCCGCTCCAGGCGCTGCAGCCGGGTAGCGCCGATCTGCTCCCGCGGGATCTTCTGGTACTCGGTGATGGTGAGGTGCATCAGAGATTGGCCAGGAGTTGCGCGGATTTAACGGGCCTTCCGGTGACGCCGTGGAAGTAAGGCTCAAGCGTCTCCTCATCAGTCGCCTGACAAAAATCGCTGCTGACATGACAGCGAACACGATTCTCCATGTCACTCAAATCCCCATCCAGCAGGTCATCGGCCGAGAGCAACTCCGTCTGAATGATCGGCGTCACCTGCTTTACCTTCCCCGTTTCCGAATCGTATGGACACCCCAGTACCGCGCACACCTTGGCCCAGTCTTCATAGAAATACTCCTGCAGCAGCGGAATGACCGTTGAAACGAAGACGTCGCGCAGGTCCGCCAGCGTCTGCACGCCCAGCAGGTATGAGTGTCCGATTTGGTGATCCCGATCAAAGAGCAGTTCGATCCGGCGGTTGATCGTTTCGAGTACCTTCGCCACATCCACGTCACCGATGCGACCATTATCGCCGACTAGATGTCGGATGACTCCGAGTTCAGGCATCATCTCGCGAAAGACGAATCGCCGGCGAAGGGCGACGTCGAGGAAGGCGATGGAGCGATCGGCGGTGTTCATAGTCCCGAGCACATGCAGGTTGGCCGGAACGCCAAAGCTGTCGCCGGAGTAAGGCAGCGTGATCTTGAGCTCATTTGGTTCACCAAGACGTTTGTCCGGTTCCAATAAGGTGATGAGTTCGCCCAGAATCTTGGAAATGTTGCCGCGGTTGATTTCGTCGATGATCAGGACGTACGGAAGAACCTGGTTGGCACCGTTATCCTTCGCAGAGAGCATGTCACGCAGGGCGTCAAGCTTGAGTGACTGGTGATTCAAGCGGTGAATGGTGCGTTGAGAAAACACCTTGGTACTGATCTTTTCACGTGGCAGACTTTCGTCACACACAACCAGCCACTCGACGGGACGCATCTGACGATAGCTCTCGCGGTCCTCGTTCTGGAGAAATTGATAATCGCCGGCGATTCGTCCGATGGCGCGAAACTTAAAATTTCCATCTGAGATCACGACCAGGTCGCCGATCTTCATCTGATGTTTCAAGGCGTGGACGAGAGAAGCTGATGTTTTGAGCCGCTTTGGATGGCCATACTCTTTCAAATGCAGCTGATGGACGGCCGAACGGGAATTGCATTTGGAGAAATCAATGTCGTCGCCGTAGCCCAGTAGGATGTAGTTGTTCTCCAGGCACTCGTCGTAGATTGCGGATTGCTCCGGGTCCGCCGTGTTACCCAGCGACATCTTCCATACCGCCACTTTCGCAGGGTCGACATTGACCTGTTTACGCGGACGTGAAATGTGGGACTTTGCCAGATTGCACATTTTCTTGAACACGCCATCTCGGCATTGATAGCGAATGTCACCCCCTTCCGAATTCTCGTCGTCGCTGACCTCAGCCTCAGCGTCCTCGATCGCCGGGCTGATCCCCTCCATGAAGTCCTCATAACCGTAGGATTGGTGGAAGGTGACAAAACCGATACGACCATCCTCCTGGAGGCGGCGAAACCGATTCAGCACCTGGTCATGCTCGTCTGGAAGCTGGCCATCGCACAGTCGTACGGCTTCACGGACCGCGTTGTACGTCTTGCCTGTGCCAGGCGGCCCATACAGCACGAGATTGAGGTGGTTGGTCGATGACATAGTAACCCTCTTCGGTTTCCTGCCGATCATGGTCTCTCGAAGCTGTTCCCAGTTGGGGTAGCCACCGGCACCATTTTTGACGATGTAGAACGAAATGTGCACATGCATCAGATCCGTAAACGGCAATGCATGTTTCTCTTTGAGTAGGGCCAAGGCCACTCTGTAAAGGGCGGTTGCATGTTCAATCCGCTCTGCCGGATCGGCTACCACGGCTTCGGGGCCCAGCAATGCCAACGCAGCAGCTCGATAGACCTCGGGCTTGCAGAAAGCGTGCTCCGCTGGATTGCTCATCGCGAGCAGATAACTGACGATGGTGCCATTGAAGCCGATTTTGCGTCCATCGCCCCCTTTCCGAAAACCACCCCAATCAAGGAAATGCCGGATCCGCTCGACGACCGGGTCATCCCCGTGAAGCAAGTCCAAGAGATGTGTGCGCGCTTCGGCCGCATCGACCTGAGCCAGAAATTCGACCGGGTGCAAGTGCTCATATTGTGAGAGCAGATTGGCGCTGGCCTTAATTGCCTCTGTGACATGCCCGACCGCGTCCGCCTCCAAGGCTTCGCGCGTAAGGTGGGGCTGGGCCCGCGGGATCACCTGCTGGTGGTGATAGCCCTCGGCCTTCGTGTCGTCCAGCTTGCGTTTATCAATCAGCCATGGCCGAATCGTTTCCTTCGCCGCACGCGCAAGTAGCCCCTCGTCAAGTTTCACGTTCATATCAACTCCATCGCTCGGCCACCAGGTTTGTTGCAGGTGGTTGCGGATCGCCCCCAGCCGCGAGGGTGCCTGCAGTGTCTCCCAGAACGGCTGTCGAATCGAAATCTGTCGGATACGGCTTCGGAAGCCATCAGCGGAGAGCCCTGTTGAAGTGGTGATGATCTCTGCGCCTTGCTGGTATGACAACAACCAGAACGGTTCGCTCGACAAATGAAACGCCACCATCGCCGCTTGGGTGTCGGTGACCGTCTGGCCAAACTCCGCCATGCGCTCGCGAAAACGCCCGGCGAGCCAATCAAAGTCGATGCGATTGTGCGTCACCTCGCCGCTTTCGATGCCGGCCAGCACAACGTCGACCATGGCTGGCTTGTAGAGCTTTGGAGCACCGGTGCTGCGATCAACCCGCAGCGATCCCAAGTAGTCTCGTAGCAGAGATGCGGCATCGTCGGGATTGTTGATTAAGCGGGCCGAGGCACGGTCGGCCGTGAGGCCAGCGCACGGGGCCTGTAGGATCGCCGCCATCACGGCGCGGCTTCGGTTCAGCTGCTCGGCGAGGTCGCCAACGGGCATCGAGCCGCCCGCAGCCTGTAACCGCTTGATCGCTCCGCGGACGACCTTGGCGGTACAGACATCCTCGGTTGGTTCTGCTGTGCTCAGCCGGCGTATGGTGCACTTATCGTCACCGACATTCACCACTTCGTAGACCGCTCCACGCGGACTCGTGAAAAGATTTCGTTCGGCCTGGTACTCCCGCATCAAGGCGAAAAAATCTTTGCTCGCCTGTGCGGGCGGAATGGGATCCGCCTTTTGATGATGGTCCACCCAACGCCGGTACCATGTCAGCACCTGCGTCAGATCATCAGTCAGCTCGTCCGCACGCGCTTCAACCTCGTCTGCTGGTACGAAACGCTCCAATACCAAGCCGTCGGCACAAGCCCGGGCGAAGCCAGCAGCCGGTTGAACCGTAGGGCGAGGTTGGGGGCCGGTGGCCAGCCAGAATCGACCGAAATCCTCCCCCGTATCCAGTTGATTCTCCATTTCGGCAACCAGCTGCCCGACCAGCTCCGACCGATCTTGTTTCTGACTGCCCGTAGCCGAAATGCCGAAGCCGAGGCGAATCCCCGGTTTGCCGGTCGGCGAGCCGGTGGTCTGATCCTGCATCAGATGGATCACGACGTAGGCGCCCTTGCTGGCTTGGGTCGTCTCCCGTTCATCGAAGATCGCCACCCAGGGCAGGCTCGCCCACTGCCCCTTGCCGCAGGATGCGTCCGCCTTCCAATACGGA
It includes:
- a CDS encoding tyrosine-type recombinase/integrase, producing MAASTSKLPKLRRQKEKGRADRAFVMLDDCKVWCGRWGTEEAQQRYDRAIAEWLAAGRRRAVQAAEQVTVTVLVDRFLTHADRHYVHSDGTPTSKHSDYRQTIKPLLALYADLPATEFSPRCLRAVRQRMVTAGLARNTINQRIRLIRHIFKWAAAWELVCPDVPAALAMVEGLQMHRSDAPETEPVTPVADELLNAALPHLTPTLQAMVRLQRVTGMRPDEVCSMMGGEVDVSGEVWEYRPKSHKTAWRSRTRTVFIGPEGQKALRPYMKTDPTAPIFSPRQSERERREAMRSARKTPASCGNGPGDNCQATPRRQAAARWTTQSYGRAIQYACDSAFPPPADLQRRRVPTTGRKAERWETRTEWHDRLRSEKRLDELKRWQKDHRWAPNQLRHAYATEVRQKHGLEAAQVLLGHARADVTQLYAERDVDRARQVARQVG
- a CDS encoding McrC family protein, with translation MHLTITEYQKIPREQIGATRLQRLERLDRSHAAGSGEHIFDWSAMDTIRALNHVGVVQVPGLTVEILPKIEQVNDMTNDGEIPPQRARHNLLYMLAVTRCLPIRERHLAALRVQRMSLLEALIAIFARALVDELRRGLHHDYVRREENGHRLKGKLLLTQHLRANVARRDRMWVAFDEFLPDNLINRILKATCMRLVSLTRVTRTRQLLQEALIEMEQVDAQRIDNHHFEQVHLSRNSQRFEHLVDFCRLVLSNRSPAPTAGELSSFTLLFAMDQLFEEFVGRMIRRHADSLGFDRRQVRLQAHGDRRWLLRTSTDQGRFRLIPDVVVKGAGRLPQLILDTKWKRLRTDAEDARNGVSQADIYQLFAYAQQYQCPLSILLYPAVSGVSPKCYRIAHDAHERQIKIAFIDLSVDLAANNGRFVDELQAALA
- a CDS encoding MrcB family domain-containing protein; this encodes MTEGSNEKHFWSTAKRLLDIIPSRPEVLSGDTEQVRLARRLAEDAASLADALVPSPYWKADASCGKGQWASLPWVAIFDERETTQASKGAYVVIHLMQDQTTGSPTGKPGIRLGFGISATGSQKQDRSELVGQLVAEMENQLDTGEDFGRFWLATGPQPRPTVQPAAGFARACADGLVLERFVPADEVEARADELTDDLTQVLTWYRRWVDHHQKADPIPPAQASKDFFALMREYQAERNLFTSPRGAVYEVVNVGDDKCTIRRLSTAEPTEDVCTAKVVRGAIKRLQAAGGSMPVGDLAEQLNRSRAVMAAILQAPCAGLTADRASARLINNPDDAASLLRDYLGSLRVDRSTGAPKLYKPAMVDVVLAGIESGEVTHNRIDFDWLAGRFRERMAEFGQTVTDTQAAMVAFHLSSEPFWLLSYQQGAEIITTSTGLSADGFRSRIRQISIRQPFWETLQAPSRLGAIRNHLQQTWWPSDGVDMNVKLDEGLLARAAKETIRPWLIDKRKLDDTKAEGYHHQQVIPRAQPHLTREALEADAVGHVTEAIKASANLLSQYEHLHPVEFLAQVDAAEARTHLLDLLHGDDPVVERIRHFLDWGGFRKGGDGRKIGFNGTIVSYLLAMSNPAEHAFCKPEVYRAAALALLGPEAVVADPAERIEHATALYRVALALLKEKHALPFTDLMHVHISFYIVKNGAGGYPNWEQLRETMIGRKPKRVTMSSTNHLNLVLYGPPGTGKTYNAVREAVRLCDGQLPDEHDQVLNRFRRLQEDGRIGFVTFHQSYGYEDFMEGISPAIEDAEAEVSDDENSEGGDIRYQCRDGVFKKMCNLAKSHISRPRKQVNVDPAKVAVWKMSLGNTADPEQSAIYDECLENNYILLGYGDDIDFSKCNSRSAVHQLHLKEYGHPKRLKTSASLVHALKHQMKIGDLVVISDGNFKFRAIGRIAGDYQFLQNEDRESYRQMRPVEWLVVCDESLPREKISTKVFSQRTIHRLNHQSLKLDALRDMLSAKDNGANQVLPYVLIIDEINRGNISKILGELITLLEPDKRLGEPNELKITLPYSGDSFGVPANLHVLGTMNTADRSIAFLDVALRRRFVFREMMPELGVIRHLVGDNGRIGDVDVAKVLETINRRIELLFDRDHQIGHSYLLGVQTLADLRDVFVSTVIPLLQEYFYEDWAKVCAVLGCPYDSETGKVKQVTPIIQTELLSADDLLDGDLSDMENRVRCHVSSDFCQATDEETLEPYFHGVTGRPVKSAQLLANL